A region of the Rhizobium binae genome:
CAATGTCCGCGCCGGTTATCTCAATGACTGCCCGAACGTCGGCGCGATGCTGAAGAACCTGACGTTCTCCCTCGACATGGAGAACCAGATCATGGGCAAGATCCTCGACGACGGCAAGGAGCCGGAAGCGGCGGCGACCGAATGGCTGAAGGCCAATCCCGCCGCGCTCGAGCCCTGGCTTGCTGGCGTCAAGACCCGCGACGGCAAGGGCGACGCGCTGGCGGCCGCCAAGACCGGCCTCGGCCTTTGATGATATGAACGTGGGCGGCACGCCGTCCCCGTTTCATTTTGTCCGATTGTTGATTTTTTGTGGATAGGCGCGCCCCTTGAATTGGATCACCGACTCTAAGATTCCCATCGGCTCATGGGCCAAAGCCTTCGTGGACTGGCTGACCTCGAACGGCGAGTGGTTCTTCAACCAGCTCGCCTTCCTGCTGTCGCACGTTATCGACGGCCTGCTCTTCGTGCTGCAGAAACCTCACCCGCTGATCGTCATCGCCGTCATCTCCGCTCTGGCCTTCTGGCTGCGCCGGTCGATCGCCATCACGCTCTTCACCTGTCTTGGTCTGCTGCTCATCATGAACCAGGGCTATTGGAAGGAAACGACGGAGACGCTCGCCCTCGTGCTCGCCTCCACCTTCGTCAGCATGGTGATCGGCATTCCGCTCGGCATCGCGGCGGCCCGCCGCGCCTGGGTCTATGCTGCGATGCGACCCGCGCTCGATCTGATGCAAACCATTCCGACCTTCGTCTACCTGATCCCGGCCCTCATCCTGTTCGGCCTCGGCATGGTTCCAGGCCTGATCGCCACCGTCATTTTCGCGATCCCCGCCCCGATCCGGCTGACGCGCCTCGGCATCATTTCGACGCCACCATCCCTGGTGGAAGCCGCCGTCGCCTTCGGCGCGAGGCCGATGC
Encoded here:
- the choW gene encoding choline ABC transporter permease subunit, whose protein sequence is MNWITDSKIPIGSWAKAFVDWLTSNGEWFFNQLAFLLSHVIDGLLFVLQKPHPLIVIAVISALAFWLRRSIAITLFTCLGLLLIMNQGYWKETTETLALVLASTFVSMVIGIPLGIAAARRAWVYAAMRPALDLMQTIPTFVYLIPALILFGLGMVPGLIATVIFAIPAPIRLTRLGIISTPPSLVEAAVAFGARPMQVLRKVELPFATPQIMAGLTQTIMLSLSMVVIAALVGADGLGVPVVRALNTVNVAKGFEAGLCIVILAIILDRMFRTAGEGDGA